One part of the Bacteroidia bacterium genome encodes these proteins:
- a CDS encoding MG2 domain-containing protein, translated as MKRTFHTYLIAGGALALMIAGLIFAGKHSQPEFHGFNEELETYVQGFTAGEISRSSNIQIQFTKDFGKNEDPEFWQENDLLEFYPEIKGTYRWKNARTLEFKPDEKLPSGQLYMAKVNLHEIHADMQKALPELEFQFASMKQGIELELTRARSYKSGKTAYQELSGVIRTVDFAEADLVEELLRTEEKNGVKIKWEHDADNNEHSFVIDSVPRKKENYFLNLLWSGKKLGIEKKGEKQIEIPAVGKFRHMHTYSYVKPEQYVVLEFSDNIAPKQDLSGLIQMGKTNLNFSIEENRIKVFPKSNVKGSVDLKINPGIKNALGDALDQEYESKVIFTETKPELRLIGKGVILPKSERLPFIFEAVGLKAIDVRVIKIQEDNIPQFLQVSNLNESRELKRVGEKVLEKSIRLDKNAELDLNTWNRHSLDLSDLIDTDPGAIYEVALGFRKSYTFYSCSEQENGDSEKNMLALDKTWTTGNSNGYYYYDDYDYYYDYGERDNPCNVSFYTNRRIIKRNVLASDLGLIAKKGSEGSLYVVTDLQTTDPISGVKLEIYNFQQRLIHTATTDNKGMVEVKHSEHPYLLVAKKGEQRGYLRMDDGQSLSMSRFDTQGQKYYEGVKGFIYGERGVWRPGDPIFLNFILEDKSNSLPDDHPVNFELYDSRGTRIKKISRKQGLNGFYTFHTSTAADAPTGNYLAKVNVGGARFQKTVKVETIMPNRLKIALDFDKAYLEGKSGQYGNLSARWLHGAIAKSLKSDVRVSLSPATTKFDKYPNFTFDDPLRKLNSEEVTLFDGPLNDQGQARVPIKIQNNLVAPGKLNAKFKIKVFEPGGAFSVDRFSVPYSPYAQYVGLRTPPGRGWRGALVTDENHNIEIATVDADGRPVSSSVKLTIYKLNWRWWFERSRENLLNYRGKVNGEEVKTTNLTTINGKANWTFKVDKNKWGRYLIRVEDGKGHITGKIVYVDWPSWAGRSRPGDEGGAQMLNFTADKEKYAVGQEVTLSIPSGEAGRALVSIENGTKVVAAYWVDAVKGTTKFSFPTTAEMAPNAYANVTLIQPHAQTANDLPIRMYGVIPIKVEDPATHLSPVISMPNSLEPNSTFAVRVSEKSQQAMTYTVAVVDEGLLDLTRFQTPDPWSNFYKRVALDVKTWDVYDHVLGAYGGAIKSLLSIGGGAGEEVDGAKKQDRFRPVVKFLGPFELKAGETKTHSIEMPNYIGSVRTMVVAADPDKGSYGSTEKATPVKKPLMVLGTLPRVLGPGENLSLPVTVFAMEDNIKNVNIKVETGKRVLVNGKDTQQLTFNEQGEKMTVFDLGVLGSLGMDHIKITARSGSQIAVYETDIEVRNPNQRVTNVYAQFMDAKGNWKQDYSPVGMRGTNNGYLEVSSIPPLDLGRRLKYLIRYPYGCVEQTTSSVFPQLHLARLMKLDEKKKEEIDKNIRAGIQRLTRFQNSDGSLSYWPGSYYYNQWGTNYAGNFLLEAKQAGYTLPSGMIEDWIGFQKDMAKGWKGDSRWQQMNQSYRLFLLAYAGKPELGAMNRMRKLKNLKEMSKWHLAGAYYLAGQRDVARKMVRSLPMDISDYRELGYSYGSATRDYGIMLQVLSIMDEREYAKPLLKKLSDALSDKERWMSTQTIAYSLVGITEYIGKKNNSAKLNFSYRINGGAWTEVDYNAPVWQLEMAEVKKGNVEFKNETKSFMYARLILDGIPRIGEETSASNKLNISVSYKDLNGKTINPSRLEQGTDFVAEVSVSNPSGRFYQELALSQIFPSGWEIHNSRMDGTQSQDAAKAEYVDIRDDRVYTFFDLSKNKSATFKVNLNASYLGKYYLPGANCEAMYDKTINARVKGQWVEVIDAGSGG; from the coding sequence ATGAAACGCACTTTTCACACTTATCTAATCGCCGGGGGAGCCCTGGCCTTGATGATCGCAGGACTAATTTTCGCTGGAAAGCACAGCCAACCGGAATTCCATGGATTTAATGAAGAACTGGAAACCTATGTTCAGGGGTTTACTGCCGGAGAAATCAGCCGTAGCAGTAATATCCAGATTCAGTTCACAAAAGACTTTGGTAAGAATGAAGATCCCGAATTTTGGCAAGAAAATGATCTCTTGGAATTTTATCCGGAGATCAAGGGTACCTATAGATGGAAAAATGCTCGTACCCTCGAATTCAAACCCGATGAAAAACTGCCTTCCGGTCAGCTTTATATGGCCAAAGTAAATCTTCATGAGATTCATGCTGATATGCAGAAAGCTTTGCCCGAACTGGAATTTCAGTTTGCAAGTATGAAGCAAGGGATAGAACTCGAACTGACCCGTGCGCGAAGCTATAAATCCGGCAAAACCGCTTATCAGGAATTAAGTGGCGTAATCAGAACTGTTGATTTCGCCGAAGCGGACCTGGTGGAAGAACTATTAAGAACGGAGGAGAAAAATGGAGTTAAAATCAAATGGGAACATGATGCGGATAATAATGAACACAGCTTTGTGATCGACTCTGTTCCCAGAAAGAAAGAAAACTACTTTCTGAATCTACTTTGGAGTGGTAAAAAACTGGGCATTGAAAAGAAAGGCGAAAAACAAATAGAAATTCCCGCAGTCGGGAAGTTTCGCCATATGCATACCTATAGCTATGTCAAGCCGGAGCAATATGTCGTATTGGAGTTCTCCGATAATATCGCCCCTAAGCAGGATTTATCCGGTCTGATTCAGATGGGGAAAACTAACCTAAACTTTAGCATAGAAGAGAATCGGATTAAAGTATTCCCTAAAAGCAATGTAAAAGGTTCTGTTGACCTCAAAATAAATCCCGGAATCAAGAATGCTCTGGGAGATGCATTGGATCAGGAATACGAGAGTAAAGTCATATTCACGGAGACCAAACCTGAATTGAGACTTATTGGGAAAGGGGTAATCCTGCCTAAATCTGAACGGCTTCCTTTTATTTTTGAAGCAGTAGGCCTCAAGGCAATTGATGTACGAGTTATAAAAATTCAAGAGGATAATATTCCTCAGTTTTTGCAGGTCAGCAATCTGAATGAAAGTCGGGAGTTGAAGAGAGTGGGAGAGAAAGTTCTGGAAAAAAGCATTCGTCTGGATAAAAACGCAGAACTGGACCTGAATACCTGGAACCGCCATTCCCTGGATTTAAGTGATTTGATTGATACAGATCCGGGAGCTATCTATGAAGTCGCTTTAGGATTCAGGAAATCCTATACCTTTTACTCTTGTAGCGAACAGGAAAACGGAGATTCAGAGAAAAACATGCTGGCCCTGGATAAAACCTGGACCACAGGCAATAGTAATGGATATTATTATTACGATGACTACGATTACTATTATGATTATGGAGAAAGAGACAACCCCTGTAATGTATCCTTTTACACCAATCGCCGCATCATAAAAAGGAATGTACTGGCTTCTGATCTGGGTTTGATTGCCAAGAAAGGAAGTGAAGGCTCTTTATATGTAGTTACAGATCTCCAGACTACTGATCCTATTTCTGGCGTGAAATTGGAAATCTACAATTTCCAACAGCGCCTCATCCATACAGCTACCACCGATAATAAGGGAATGGTAGAGGTAAAGCACTCCGAACATCCTTATTTATTAGTTGCAAAGAAAGGTGAGCAAAGAGGCTATCTCCGCATGGATGATGGACAGTCTCTTTCTATGAGCCGCTTCGATACGCAGGGGCAAAAATATTATGAAGGGGTTAAAGGATTTATTTATGGGGAAAGAGGCGTATGGAGACCTGGTGATCCGATTTTCCTGAATTTCATTTTAGAAGATAAAAGCAATAGCCTTCCGGATGATCATCCAGTCAACTTCGAACTCTATGATTCCAGAGGAACCCGGATCAAAAAGATCAGCAGGAAACAAGGCCTTAATGGCTTTTATACTTTCCATACCAGTACAGCAGCTGATGCTCCTACTGGTAATTACCTGGCCAAAGTGAATGTCGGAGGTGCCCGTTTCCAAAAGACCGTAAAAGTGGAGACCATCATGCCCAATCGACTCAAAATCGCCCTGGATTTTGACAAGGCTTATCTCGAAGGCAAATCGGGGCAATATGGTAATCTTAGTGCTCGCTGGCTGCATGGAGCCATAGCGAAAAGCCTGAAATCTGATGTTCGGGTAAGTTTAAGCCCAGCTACAACAAAATTTGATAAATATCCCAATTTTACTTTTGATGATCCTCTGAGAAAATTGAATTCTGAAGAAGTAACCCTTTTTGATGGTCCGCTAAATGATCAGGGACAAGCAAGGGTGCCTATAAAGATTCAGAATAATCTGGTTGCTCCGGGTAAATTGAATGCAAAATTCAAAATCAAGGTCTTTGAGCCAGGAGGCGCTTTTAGTGTAGATCGCTTTTCAGTTCCCTATTCGCCTTATGCTCAGTATGTAGGGCTTAGAACACCTCCGGGAAGAGGATGGAGAGGTGCTTTAGTGACAGATGAAAATCACAATATCGAAATAGCTACCGTAGATGCCGATGGAAGACCTGTAAGTAGCTCGGTAAAATTGACCATCTATAAACTCAATTGGAGATGGTGGTTTGAACGATCACGGGAAAATCTCTTGAACTATAGAGGGAAAGTTAATGGAGAAGAGGTTAAAACAACCAATCTTACGACCATAAATGGCAAAGCCAATTGGACCTTCAAAGTCGATAAAAATAAATGGGGAAGATATCTTATTCGAGTTGAAGATGGGAAAGGGCATATCACAGGAAAGATTGTTTATGTAGACTGGCCGTCCTGGGCAGGAAGATCAAGACCGGGAGATGAAGGAGGAGCCCAAATGCTGAACTTTACTGCTGACAAAGAAAAATATGCTGTTGGGCAGGAGGTAACTTTGAGTATACCAAGTGGTGAAGCCGGACGTGCACTGGTGAGTATAGAAAATGGGACAAAAGTGGTAGCTGCTTATTGGGTAGATGCGGTAAAAGGGACTACGAAATTTAGTTTCCCTACTACTGCTGAAATGGCTCCCAATGCCTACGCCAATGTTACTTTGATTCAACCTCATGCTCAAACCGCCAATGATTTACCAATTCGGATGTATGGCGTGATTCCTATCAAAGTAGAGGACCCCGCAACGCATCTTTCGCCTGTTATTTCCATGCCTAATAGCCTGGAACCCAATTCGACTTTTGCAGTACGCGTAAGTGAAAAAAGTCAACAAGCGATGACTTATACTGTAGCTGTCGTAGACGAAGGACTTCTGGATCTTACCCGTTTCCAAACGCCCGATCCCTGGAGTAATTTCTATAAAAGAGTAGCCCTGGATGTGAAAACCTGGGATGTATACGATCATGTTTTGGGTGCTTATGGAGGAGCCATAAAGAGTCTCTTGAGTATTGGTGGAGGTGCTGGTGAAGAGGTTGATGGAGCCAAGAAACAGGATCGCTTCCGCCCGGTCGTCAAATTTCTCGGGCCTTTTGAATTGAAGGCCGGTGAAACTAAGACCCACAGCATTGAAATGCCCAATTATATTGGTTCAGTGAGAACTATGGTTGTTGCTGCTGATCCGGATAAAGGTTCTTACGGTTCAACTGAAAAAGCTACACCAGTCAAGAAACCTCTTATGGTTTTGGGTACTTTACCACGAGTATTGGGACCAGGAGAAAACCTGTCCTTACCCGTTACGGTTTTTGCGATGGAAGACAACATCAAAAATGTAAACATCAAAGTTGAAACCGGAAAAAGAGTCTTGGTAAATGGAAAAGATACCCAACAATTAACCTTCAATGAGCAAGGCGAAAAAATGACCGTCTTTGATTTGGGTGTGTTGGGATCGTTAGGGATGGATCATATCAAAATCACTGCCCGTTCAGGTTCTCAAATTGCTGTTTATGAAACAGATATAGAAGTTCGCAATCCCAACCAGCGCGTAACCAATGTATATGCACAGTTTATGGATGCAAAAGGCAATTGGAAGCAAGATTACAGTCCGGTGGGCATGCGCGGGACCAATAATGGATACCTGGAAGTGAGTTCTATTCCTCCCCTGGATTTGGGAAGAAGATTGAAATACCTGATTCGATATCCTTACGGATGCGTAGAGCAAACAACTTCAAGTGTCTTCCCTCAGCTTCATTTGGCCCGACTGATGAAATTGGATGAGAAGAAAAAGGAAGAAATCGATAAGAATATCCGTGCAGGTATCCAGCGATTGACTCGTTTCCAAAATAGCGATGGTAGTCTTTCTTACTGGCCGGGTTCCTATTACTATAATCAGTGGGGAACCAATTATGCAGGGAATTTCTTGCTCGAAGCTAAACAAGCTGGCTATACCTTGCCCTCTGGTATGATTGAAGACTGGATTGGATTTCAGAAGGATATGGCAAAAGGATGGAAGGGCGATAGCAGATGGCAACAAATGAACCAATCCTATCGCTTGTTCTTGCTCGCTTATGCCGGTAAGCCCGAATTAGGAGCGATGAACCGTATGCGCAAGCTCAAAAACCTCAAAGAAATGTCTAAATGGCATTTGGCTGGAGCTTATTATCTGGCAGGGCAAAGGGATGTCGCCCGGAAAATGGTCAGGTCCCTGCCTATGGATATCTCAGACTATCGCGAACTTGGATACTCCTACGGAAGTGCCACCCGGGATTATGGGATTATGTTGCAAGTCTTGAGCATTATGGATGAAAGGGAGTATGCGAAACCATTATTGAAGAAACTTTCAGATGCATTGAGTGATAAAGAAAGGTGGATGAGTACCCAGACGATTGCCTATAGTTTAGTTGGAATTACAGAATACATAGGCAAGAAGAATAATTCTGCCAAGCTTAATTTCTCCTACCGGATCAATGGAGGAGCATGGACCGAAGTAGACTATAATGCACCTGTTTGGCAGCTTGAAATGGCAGAGGTCAAAAAAGGTAATGTCGAATTCAAAAATGAGACGAAATCCTTTATGTACGCTCGCTTGATTCTGGATGGAATCCCGCGCATAGGAGAAGAAACCAGTGCCAGCAACAAACTCAACATATCTGTTAGTTATAAAGACCTGAATGGAAAAACCATCAATCCTTCTCGCCTGGAACAAGGGACAGATTTTGTAGCGGAAGTAAGCGTGAGTAATCCTAGTGGAAGATTCTATCAGGAATTGGCATTGTCTCAAATCTTCCCTTCGGGATGGGAAATTCACAATAGCCGAATGGATGGTACACAAAGTCAGGATGCTGCCAAAGCAGAATATGTAGACATCAGGGATGATCGTGTGTATACCTTCTTTGATCTTTCAAAAAATAAGTCAGCGACATTCAAAGTCAATCTCAATGCCAGTTATCTGGGGAAATATTACCTTCCCGGAGCGAATTGTGAGGCTATGTATGACAAAACCATCAATGCTCGCGTCAAAGGGCAATGGGTGGAAGTTATAGATGCCGGAAGTGGGGGTTGA
- a CDS encoding SDR family oxidoreductase, translating into MNRKIFISGASKGIGLAIARKFYQENFEVIICARGKESLEAAKSEMPKLHTFVCDMSDKDAVKALGKTLNEQFGRLDILINNAGVFLPGQIHSEEDSVYESMMRTNIDSAYFMTKSLLPAMMEAKKGTIVNMSSVAGIKPYEYGGSYGISKYAMLGFSKNLREELKPHNIRVISLMPGATLTPSWDGFDAPEERFIPAEDIAKIVWNACSLSERTVIEDIVVRPALGDL; encoded by the coding sequence ATGAACAGGAAAATCTTTATTTCGGGCGCCTCAAAAGGCATAGGATTAGCTATTGCCCGAAAATTTTATCAGGAAAATTTTGAAGTAATCATTTGTGCCAGGGGGAAAGAATCTCTGGAAGCTGCCAAAAGTGAGATGCCTAAGCTCCATACCTTCGTTTGCGACATGTCGGACAAAGATGCAGTCAAAGCACTAGGAAAAACCTTAAATGAGCAATTTGGCAGACTAGATATCCTGATAAACAATGCAGGTGTATTTTTACCCGGACAGATTCATTCAGAAGAAGATTCGGTATATGAAAGCATGATGCGCACCAATATCGACAGCGCTTATTTCATGACAAAGTCTTTGTTACCTGCCATGATGGAGGCAAAAAAAGGCACCATTGTTAATATGAGTAGTGTAGCCGGGATCAAACCTTATGAATATGGAGGGTCCTATGGTATCTCAAAATATGCGATGCTGGGATTCAGTAAAAATCTAAGGGAAGAGCTCAAACCCCATAACATACGCGTGATTTCTTTGATGCCTGGCGCGACCCTGACTCCCAGTTGGGATGGATTTGATGCTCCGGAAGAGCGATTTATACCTGCCGAAGATATAGCAAAGATAGTCTGGAATGCCTGCTCCCTCAGTGAAAGGACGGTAATAGAAGATATCGTTGTCAGGCCAGCTTTAGGAGATTTGTAA
- a CDS encoding ABC transporter permease — MTNLFYHIGRFFLLMGKMFNNLERFKVYYKLTITELATFIGGSLFIVIIISSFIGAVSTHQIAYQLVSSFVQPYIIGSIVSSTSLLELSPTVLSFILAGRIGSKIASEIGTMRVTEQIDALEVMGVNSSAYLILPKIIAGLLALPVLVTVSAFLAHMGGMLAGEITRSVTQIEFTRGMQEFYDPYQVIVMYVKAFTFGLLITSVSAYQGFYTTGGALEVGKSSTKAVVYSCLAIVVADYLVAQMLL, encoded by the coding sequence TTGACAAATCTCTTTTATCATATCGGCCGCTTTTTCCTCTTGATGGGAAAAATGTTTAATAACCTTGAGCGATTCAAGGTGTATTATAAATTGACCATCACAGAATTGGCTACCTTCATTGGAGGGAGTTTGTTTATCGTGATTATTATTTCCAGTTTTATTGGAGCAGTATCTACCCACCAGATCGCCTATCAGCTGGTATCGAGTTTTGTTCAGCCCTATATTATCGGTTCCATTGTATCTTCCACTTCTTTATTGGAATTGTCTCCGACGGTTCTAAGTTTCATTCTGGCCGGTCGAATTGGATCAAAAATTGCGTCTGAAATAGGGACAATGCGGGTTACCGAGCAAATAGATGCTTTAGAAGTGATGGGGGTGAATTCAAGTGCATACCTCATCCTCCCCAAAATCATCGCGGGCTTATTGGCGCTGCCAGTGCTCGTTACAGTTTCAGCTTTTTTAGCACATATGGGAGGGATGCTGGCAGGAGAAATTACCCGTTCGGTAACGCAGATAGAGTTTACTAGAGGGATGCAGGAATTTTATGATCCTTATCAGGTAATTGTGATGTATGTAAAAGCCTTTACCTTTGGACTCCTGATTACCTCAGTTTCTGCTTATCAGGGATTTTATACTACGGGTGGAGCTTTAGAGGTAGGAAAGTCTAGTACCAAAGCAGTAGTTTACAGTTGTTTGGCCATCGTGGTCGCAGATTATTTGGTAGCCCAAATGTTGCTGTAA
- the trkA gene encoding Trk system potassium transporter TrkA, with amino-acid sequence MRIIIAGAGEVGFHVAKMLSHEDHDIILIDRAEERLTYAESHIDVGVIKGNSISINLLQEAGIEEADLLIAATSSEETNITTAIIGKHLGAKRTIARIFNPEFQIEKEALDLRTLGIDSMVFPEYLAAQEIMRLIERANLTDAFEFGDGKLALTGVVLEENASLVGLNLIKAAKQYPDFKFTVVAIQRGNETIIPRGANLFKAGDHVYFISSPACITRLEELSGKTKLEIKDIMILGGSLIGREFAKWTQNKYKIKLIDGDKRKCFDLADELSETMVICGDGNNVEFLEEEGIGEMDAFIALTGNSETNIISCLVAKNHGVKRTIALVENIDYISLSQNIGIDTLINKKMITINNIFRHVRGGQVEALTSLHHVESEILEFIVHEGCRITKYPVKDLNFPKDAIIAGVIRDAQGFIANGHTQIHAGDRVVVFTLPTVIHKVEKFFR; translated from the coding sequence ATGCGAATCATCATAGCCGGAGCCGGAGAAGTCGGTTTCCATGTGGCAAAAATGCTCTCCCATGAAGACCACGATATCATTCTTATAGATAGAGCAGAGGAAAGATTGACCTATGCAGAATCCCATATTGATGTGGGAGTTATAAAGGGAAATTCCATTTCTATCAATTTGCTTCAGGAAGCAGGTATAGAAGAAGCTGATCTATTGATAGCAGCGACTTCTTCAGAAGAAACCAATATCACTACGGCAATTATTGGAAAACATCTCGGAGCCAAAAGAACCATCGCCCGAATTTTCAATCCTGAGTTTCAAATCGAAAAAGAAGCCCTGGATTTGAGAACCCTGGGAATCGACTCCATGGTTTTTCCCGAATACCTGGCTGCACAGGAGATCATGCGCCTGATCGAAAGAGCGAATTTGACAGACGCATTTGAATTTGGAGATGGGAAGTTGGCCTTGACTGGAGTAGTGCTGGAAGAAAATGCTTCTCTCGTAGGATTGAATCTCATTAAAGCTGCTAAACAATATCCGGATTTTAAGTTTACGGTTGTGGCTATCCAAAGAGGAAACGAAACCATTATCCCTCGTGGAGCCAATTTATTTAAGGCAGGGGATCATGTGTACTTCATCAGTTCGCCCGCCTGCATCACTCGCCTGGAAGAATTGTCGGGTAAGACGAAACTTGAGATCAAAGACATCATGATCCTTGGTGGAAGCCTTATTGGGCGAGAATTTGCTAAATGGACCCAGAATAAATATAAGATCAAACTCATTGATGGAGATAAGCGGAAATGCTTTGACCTTGCAGATGAGCTTTCTGAAACCATGGTGATCTGTGGAGATGGGAACAATGTGGAATTTTTGGAGGAAGAGGGAATAGGGGAAATGGATGCATTTATTGCCCTGACCGGAAACTCAGAGACCAACATCATCTCCTGCCTCGTAGCTAAAAACCATGGCGTGAAACGGACGATAGCTTTGGTGGAAAACATTGATTACATCAGCCTTTCCCAGAACATAGGCATAGATACCCTGATCAATAAGAAGATGATCACCATTAATAACATCTTCCGACATGTTCGGGGAGGGCAAGTGGAGGCTTTAACCAGCTTGCATCATGTGGAATCGGAAATTCTGGAGTTTATTGTCCATGAAGGCTGCCGAATCACCAAATATCCGGTCAAGGACTTGAATTTTCCAAAGGATGCCATTATTGCGGGTGTAATCCGGGATGCTCAGGGCTTTATCGCAAATGGGCATACGCAAATACATGCAGGAGACAGGGTAGTGGTATTTACGCTGCCAACGGTCATTCATAAAGTGGAGAAATTCTTCCGTTAG
- a CDS encoding glutamine synthetase III, whose amino-acid sequence MNPRFKAIEQIQQRARRKPLVPTPRPSEIFAENVFNQRKMKEYLSNDIFVRLQSCMQSGEFLDRNIAASVANAVKSWALDKGATHYTHWFQPLTGRTAEKHDSFLELTEGEPIDKFSGEELAQQDPDASSFPSGGLRSTFEARGYTAWDCSSPVFIFETTYGRTLCIPTIFISYTGKALDYKLPLLKSMALLDKAATAVCNYFDKEVSRVYPTLGIEQEYFLIDRSFYHLRPDLMLSGRTVFGAASARGQQLDDHYFGSIPERAFAFMNELELECHRLGIPLKTRHNEVAPSQFECAPWHENLNIAIDHSLMMADLIDRTAKKHNMAALMHEKPFAGINGSGKHSNWSLQTNTGRNLLAPGSDPQENLLFLAIFVSVIKAFHDHAELLGASIVSIGNDRRLGVHEAPPPILSIFTGKRLAKILSDLENPPRKRKHEPINELLRLGISEIPELLIANTDTNRTSPFAFTGNKFEFRAVGASANCSQTMTLLNTAVADQLIEFKERVDAKLRRGRNLDLAILDILKEYMQSCHHILFDGDGYSLSWITESEKRGLVKLGKTPYSLEGFLKDNSQELFNRTGVLSPDELEARYEVLLGEYLNKIRIEADIIQELGQTSIIPAALEYQKDLLQSLRMGQESGLGRKALSVQEDLSVLIGEKIGELFSSLESLRVTRNRIERRGYVKEIAIGYTEQILPIFDEIRNKVDELEGRVGDKIWPLPKYREMLFIN is encoded by the coding sequence ATGAATCCCAGGTTTAAGGCGATAGAACAAATCCAGCAACGAGCAAGGAGAAAGCCACTTGTGCCTACTCCCAGGCCCAGTGAGATCTTTGCGGAGAATGTCTTCAATCAAAGAAAGATGAAAGAGTATCTTTCTAATGACATCTTTGTGCGGCTGCAATCTTGTATGCAAAGTGGAGAGTTTCTGGATAGAAATATAGCAGCCTCAGTTGCTAATGCGGTGAAATCCTGGGCGCTGGATAAAGGAGCGACGCACTATACGCACTGGTTTCAACCCCTGACAGGAAGAACTGCTGAAAAACACGATTCTTTTTTGGAGTTGACTGAAGGAGAACCCATAGATAAATTTTCGGGTGAAGAATTGGCCCAACAGGACCCCGATGCTTCTTCTTTTCCAAGCGGAGGGCTCAGAAGTACCTTTGAGGCAAGAGGATATACCGCCTGGGATTGTAGTTCTCCGGTCTTCATTTTTGAAACCACCTATGGGAGAACCCTTTGTATCCCAACCATATTCATTTCCTATACAGGTAAAGCCCTGGATTATAAACTTCCCTTGTTGAAATCCATGGCCTTATTAGATAAGGCAGCAACAGCCGTCTGTAATTATTTTGATAAAGAGGTTAGCCGTGTTTATCCTACCCTGGGAATTGAACAGGAGTACTTTCTGATAGACCGTAGCTTTTATCATCTGCGACCCGACCTGATGTTGAGTGGAAGAACAGTATTTGGGGCAGCTTCCGCTCGAGGCCAACAATTAGATGATCATTATTTTGGTTCCATTCCAGAACGGGCTTTTGCCTTCATGAATGAATTGGAACTGGAATGCCATCGTTTGGGAATCCCCTTAAAGACCCGGCATAATGAAGTAGCCCCCAGTCAATTTGAATGTGCACCCTGGCATGAGAATTTAAACATCGCTATTGATCATTCATTGATGATGGCAGATCTCATAGATAGGACCGCTAAGAAGCATAATATGGCAGCCCTCATGCATGAAAAACCTTTTGCCGGCATAAATGGGTCTGGAAAACACAGCAATTGGTCCTTGCAAACCAATACAGGGAGGAATCTCCTTGCTCCGGGAAGTGATCCTCAGGAAAACCTGCTTTTTCTGGCGATTTTCGTTAGCGTGATCAAGGCTTTTCACGACCATGCAGAGCTTTTGGGAGCAAGTATTGTTTCCATAGGAAATGATCGACGGCTGGGCGTCCATGAAGCGCCTCCGCCTATCCTTTCCATTTTTACCGGGAAGCGTTTGGCCAAGATTCTTTCGGATTTGGAAAATCCTCCGCGAAAGCGGAAGCATGAGCCCATCAATGAGTTGCTCCGTCTGGGAATCAGTGAAATTCCTGAATTGCTAATTGCCAATACCGATACCAACCGAACATCTCCTTTCGCCTTTACAGGCAATAAGTTTGAGTTTCGGGCCGTAGGAGCCTCGGCTAATTGCAGCCAGACCATGACCCTGCTCAATACGGCAGTTGCTGACCAATTAATTGAATTTAAAGAAAGGGTTGACGCTAAACTGCGGAGAGGAAGAAATCTGGACCTGGCAATTTTGGACATACTTAAAGAATACATGCAATCTTGTCATCACATATTGTTTGATGGAGATGGGTATAGCCTAAGTTGGATTACAGAATCGGAAAAAAGAGGCCTGGTTAAATTAGGGAAGACCCCCTATAGCCTTGAAGGCTTTCTGAAAGATAACTCCCAGGAACTTTTCAATAGAACCGGAGTTCTTTCTCCTGACGAACTTGAAGCTCGCTATGAAGTATTGTTGGGAGAATATTTGAATAAAATCCGGATAGAAGCGGATATTATCCAGGAACTGGGACAGACATCTATCATTCCTGCTGCCCTCGAATACCAAAAAGATTTATTGCAAAGTTTGCGGATGGGACAGGAAAGTGGCCTCGGTAGAAAGGCACTTTCTGTACAGGAGGATTTGTCAGTTTTGATTGGGGAAAAAATTGGAGAACTCTTTAGTTCGCTGGAGAGCCTGCGAGTTACCCGAAATCGCATAGAACGACGGGGGTATGTTAAGGAAATAGCTATAGGCTATACAGAGCAAATTTTGCCCATTTTTGACGAGATTAGAAATAAAGTGGATGAATTAGAAGGGAGAGTCGGAGATAAGATCTGGCCTTTGCCTAAATACAGAGAAATGCTCTTCATTAATTAA